In Daucus carota subsp. sativus chromosome 4, DH1 v3.0, whole genome shotgun sequence, one DNA window encodes the following:
- the LOC108217220 gene encoding arabinogalactan O-methyltransferase 1 — MMKGLPRKIQSISGNITNVVLKKCLFLTIFIAVIITGSLTITTLISSSATSALCTYVTRSNTDSHSAPQVDALLHYATSRDIAQQTFNEITLSLNVLRSISPCNFLVFGLGHDSLMWAAFNPRGVTLFLEEDIKAVHTVLSRAPLLRVHAVRYDTRLSDADDLLASYKSVKECLPPRLSLQGNVQCRLALSELPHEVYRREWDVIMIDAPKGYFAAAPGRMAVIFSAAVMARGRKKPGLTHVFLHDVNRRVERMFAEEFLCKKYLVKAVDRLWHFAIPPARDDGSKKISFC; from the coding sequence ATGATGAAAGGGTTGCCTCGTAAGATCCAGAGCATCAGTGGCAACATCACCAATGTGGTACTAAAAAAGTGCTTATTTCTCACCATCTTCATTGCTGTCATAATCACCGGCTCCCTCACCATCACCACCTTAATCAGTTCAAGCGCCACCTCCGCCCTCTGCACCTACGTTACACGAAGCAACACAGATTCCCATTCTGCCCCCCAGGTGGACGCCCTCCTCCACTACGCCACCTCCCGCGATATCGCCCAGCAGACCTTCAACGAGATCACTCTGTCTCTCAATGTGCTTCGTTCAATCTCCCCATGCAACTTTCTTGTTTTTGGCTTAGGCCATGATTCCCTCATGTGGGCCGCCTTCAATCCACGTGGAGTCACTCTGTTTCTCGAGGAAGATATTAAGGCGGTGCACACGGTGCTCAGCAGGGCTCCGCTCCTCCGTGTGCATGCAGTGAGGTATGACACTAGGCTTTCGGATGCTGATGATCTTTTAGCGTCGTATAAGTCAGTGAAGGAGTGCTTGCCACCGCGGCTGAGCCTGCAGGGGAATGTGCAGTGCAGGCTGGCTCTGAGTGAGCTTCCGCATGAGGTTTATAGGAGGGAGTGGGATGTGATCATGATTGATGCGCCAAAAGGGTATTTTGCGGCTGCGCCTGGGAGAATGGCGGTGATATTTTCAGCGGCTGTGATGGCGAGGGGGAGGAAGAAGCCGGGATTGACGCATGTGTTCTTGCATGATGTGAATAGGAGGGTGGAGAGGATGTTTGCCGAGGAGTTTTTGTGTAAGAAGTATTTGGTGAAGGCGGTAGATAGGTTGTGGCATTTTGCAATTCCACCTGCAAGAGATGATGGtagtaaaaaaatttcattctgTTGA
- the LOC108217574 gene encoding peroxidase 72, with translation MANFISIIMLVILLASAPLCFSRKTSTDCLYPQFYDHSCPNAIQIVKSIVSSAVARDTRMAASLLRLHFHDCFVKGCDASILLDSSGSVISEKSSNPNRKSVRGYGVIDQIKSALELECPQTVSCADIMALAARDSTVLTGGPSWDVPLGRRDSRGASLSGSNNNIPAPNNTFQTILIKFKLQGLDIVDLVALSGSHTIGKSRCVSFRQRLYNQSGDGQPDYALDQYYMEKLKNQCPRSGGDQNLFNLDFVSPTKFDNSYFKNLLASEGLLNSDQVLVTKNEASLELVRRYAEDTEEFFEQFAKSMVKMGNIFPLTGLAGEIRKSCRNINA, from the exons ATGGCTAATTTTATTAGCATTATCATGCTTGTAATTCTCCTTGCTTCTGCACCACTTTGCTTCTCTCGCAAAACCAGTACAGATTGTTTATACCCTCAGTTCTATGATCATTCTTGCCCAAATGCGATCCAGATAGTTAAATCAATAGTTTCTAGTGCTGTTGCAAGAGACACTCGGATGGCTGCTTCATTGCTCCGCCTCCATTTCCATGACTGTTTTGTCAAG GGATGTGATGCATCAATACTATTAGACAGCAGTGGTAGTGTAATCAGTGAAAAGAGTTCCAACCCTAACCGAAAATCTGTCCGTGGCTATGGTGTTATCGACCAAATAAAATCTGCACTAGAGCTTGAGTGCCCTCAGACAGTCTCTTGTGCTGATATCATGGCTCTGGCTGCCAGGGACTCTACTGTTCTG ACCGGAGGACCCAGCTGGGACGTTCCTTTAGGAAGAAGGGACTCACGAGGTGCGAGTTTGAGTGGTTCCAACAACAACATTCCTGCTCCAAACAACACTTTCCagacaatactaataaaatttaaGCTACAAGGACTTGACATAGTTGATCTTGTGGCACTATCTG GAAGTCACACAATTGGGAAATCAAGATGTGTCAGTTTCAGGCAACGCCTTTACAATCAGTCAGGCGATGGACAACCAGACTACGCATTGGATCAATATTACATGGAGAAGCTGAAGAACCAGTGCCCGAGATCAGGAGGCGACCAAAACCTCTTTAATTTGGACTTTGTTTCTCCGACAAAGTTTGACAACAGCTACTTCAAGAACTTGCTGGCTTCAGAGGGTCTGTTGAACTCTGACCAAGTTCTTGTGACAAAGAATGAGGCATCTCTGGAACTAGTGCGAAGATACGCAGAGGATACAGAGGAGTTCTTTGAACAATTTGCCAAGTCCATGGTCAAGATGGGAAACATTTTTCCATTGACTGGTTTGGCGGGAGAGATCAGAAAGAGTTGCAGGAACATCAATGCTTGA
- the LOC108217583 gene encoding mitochondrial import receptor subunit TOM20 produces MDMQTDFDRILFFEHARKAAEASYSKDPLDSENLTRWGGALLELSQYQNVVEAKKMLDDAMSKFDEALMVDPKKHDALWCMGNANTSYAFLTPDTEEAKVYFDKAADYFQQAVDQDGGNELYLKSLEVAAKAPELHSEVHKQGGFAQQAALGTGPSTSTSAKVGNAKKSSDLKYDIFGWVILVVAIVAWTGFAKSNMPSPPPR; encoded by the exons ATGGATATGCAAACAGATTTCGACCGTATCTTATTCTTTGAACACGCTCGCAAAGCTGCTGAAGCCTCCTATTCCAAAGATCCCCTTGATTCCGAG AATCTGACAAGGTGGGGTGGGGCGCTGTTGGAGTTATCACAATACCAAAATGTTGTGGAGGCCAAGAAAATGCTTGATG ATGCAATGTCCAAATTTGACGAGGCGCTAATGGTTGATCCGAAGAAGCATGATGCTCTTTGGTGCATGGGCAATGCGAATACTTCTTATGCCTTTTTGACTCCTGACACGGAGGAGGCCAAGGTTTATTTCGATAAGGCGGCTGATTACTTTCAGCAAGCAGTTGATCAG GATGGAGGGAATGAACTTTATCTCAAATCTCTGGAAGTAGCAGCTAAG GCTCCTGAACTGCACTCAGAAGTCCATAAGCAGGGTGGTTTTGCTCAGCAAGCAGCCTTGGGGACAGGCCCTTCAACCTCTACAAGTGCTAAG GTTGGTAATGCAAAGAAGAGCAGTGATCTTAAGTATGACATATTTGGATGGGTAATCCTCGTTGTTGCCATTGTAGCATGGACAGGGTTTGCAAAATCTAATATGCCTTCGCCTCCTCCAAGATAA